The proteins below are encoded in one region of Cololabis saira isolate AMF1-May2022 chromosome 13, fColSai1.1, whole genome shotgun sequence:
- the rp2 gene encoding protein XRP2, which translates to MGCFFSKKSKRKSSEKEERTPTTTTVETAGNAVPLGNNTDEEPKQYSWDKREKVDPKDYMLTGLKDVTVVRLPGKLNGQQFVIQECENCNIYVFDHSATITIDDCINCRIFLGPVKGSIFFRDCKDIKCVVACQQFRTRDCKKMEVFLCCATQPIIESSTGMKFACFQYYYPELAFHFKDAGLSIFNNNWSNIHDFTPVSGENNWSLLPEASPVLDFVPVPDPESEFKSVRISMEPSRSIVPLTKGGRRKDSEESCLFVFFSGEYTTANARKLIDEAATKGYVLVQTKEVSMRPEDVKRVFQGNADDLVEWITKGPVIALELNGDGVVEACKSIASEVFSGTKVFVSDNKNTSTRDVDNFFNFADMQMGL; encoded by the exons ATGGGTTGCTTTTTTTCCAAGAAATCCAAGAGAAAGTCGTCTGAGAAGGAGGAGCGCACGCCGACAACCACCACCGTCGAGACCGCAGGTAACGCGGTTCCCCTCGGCAACAACACCGACGAGGAGCCGAAGCAGTACAGCTGGGACAAGAGAGAGAAG GTTGACCCCAAAGACTACATGTTGACGGGGCTCAAAGATGTCACAGTGGTGCGACTCCCTGGCAAACTGAACGGCCAGCAGTTTGTCATCCAAGAGTGTGAGAACTGTAACATCTACGTCTTTGACCACTCCGCAACCATCACCATCGACGACTGCATCAACTGTCGCATTTTTCTAGGACCTGTAAAGGGAAGCATCTTTTTCAGAGACTGTAAAGACATCAAGTGCGTGGTGGCCTGTCAGCAGTTTCGCACGCGGGACTGTAAGAAGATGGAGGTGTTCCTGTGCTGTGCCACTCAGCCCATCATCGAGTCATCCACGGGTATGAAGTTCGCCTGCTTTCAGTACTACTACCCTGAACTGGCCTTCCACTTCAAGGATGCTGGGCTGAGCATATTCAACAACAACTGGAGCAACATCCATGATTTCACGCCAGTGTCGGGGGAGAATAACTGGAGCTTGTTGCCAGAGGCCTCGCCCGTTCTGGATTTTGTTCCAGTGCCAGATCCAGAGTCTGAGTTCAAGTCAGTTCGAATTTCCATGGAACCCTCAAGGAGTATCGTGCCTTTGACAAAAGGAGGGAGGCGAAAGGATAGTGAAGAGTCTTGCTTGTTTGTCTTCTTTTCTGGAGAATACACCACTGCAAATGCCCGGAAATTGATTGATGAG GCAGCCACTAAAGGTTATGTATTGGTCCAGACAAAGGAGGTCTCTATGCGGCCTGAAGATGTGAAGAGGGTCTTTCAGGGCAACGCAGATGATCTTGTGGAGTGGATCACTAAAG GTCCTGTCATAGCCCTTGAACTGAACGGTGATGGAGTTGTTGAAGCCTGCAAGAGCATTGCCAGTGAAGTGTTCAGTGGCACCAAG gTTTTTGTCTCGGACAACAAAAACACATCTACTCGAGATGTGGACAACTTCTTCAACTTTGCTGACATGCAGATGGGCTTGTAG